TTAAAGTTAAGTGATGGAAGAGATCTAAAGTTCTGGGAACGTGGAGGGGAGTGATGGATTTCAGTTTGGCAGATTAGGGGGAAATGATATTTGCATTGTGTGCCTTCAGTGATGAGAATTTCAGTGAATGCAAATTTTAGGATAATGAGAAAATTGCAATCCAGGCTAAAACAATCGCCTGAGCAAAGGCCAGAGATGTGAtagaaaatattggaaaatatagCAGGTGAATTAGACCCTTCTCTAGATTGTCCCTAGTTCCTTGGTGGCTTCAGAACTCATTTGACCCATTGAATTAGGTCAGGGTAATTCAGGTTTAGGCTGGACCCATTCTTTTTCTAACATTATTCTCATACATACGCTTCCACCAACAGCCTGTCCTCTCATCAGAGCACATGGCAGCCTTTGGGGTCTTTGGCCTCTGCCAGATCCATGCCTTTGTGGATTATCTGCGCAGCAAGTTGAACCCACAGCAATTTGAAGTTCTTTTTCGAAGTGTCATCTCTCTGGTCGGCTTTGTCCTTCTCACCGTGGGAACTCTCCTCATGCTGACAGGTAGGAAAGGTTCATGTCTTTTAGTATTAAATGTAAACTCCAAAAATATGGGTTAAGaaagatttcttctttttctcctatttctcttttcattataaacacactaggggcccggtgcacaaaattcgtgcactgggtgtgtgtgtgtgggggggggggcgagtgtccctcagtccagcctgccccctctcacatactgggagccctcaggcgttgacccccatcaccctccaatcgcaggatcggccccttgcccaggcctgacgcctctggcctaggcgtccggcccgggcagcggggacctgcagtggcagtgggggggcgctgcgatcgcgcgggctccgcccctgcccctgcaggatgcctctggctgaggcgttcggcccgggcagcggggacccacagctgcagcggccccgcgatcgtgggcttcgctttaggcccaggcaagggacccctagctcctgggactgctagctttgaccctgcccagctcccatcgctggctccacccctacttcctgctatcactggccagggcggcaaaggcgcctgattctccgatcatggctcgggggcagggcaaaggcggccccagggccgcctttgccatgccccccggctcttagctcccccctgggtttccgatcactgtcagtggcagggggctttttcctgctttcccttttgcctccctgcattgtgcctacatatgcaaattaaccgccatcttgttggcagttaactgccaatcttagttggcagttaatttgcatatagccctgattagccaatgaaaagggtagctcgtacgccaattaccatttttctctcttattagtgtagatgaagtCCTACTTCTTCAACTTTTATTTCACTTGTCAGCCTGCTGTTTGGATTCAGCATAGCAAAGTATGTCTTGTTAGAGCAGCGCTTAATCTCAGAAGGATCACACTTGATCAAAGGACCATATCTTACCTtgctaattattctttttttttttttcttttcccttttttggtTCCTGTTGGTAGGATGGGAGAAGTCCTAACATTGCTTGCCAAACCCTACAGCATGGGCTCATCTGATCCTGTATGCACGACACCATAGGAGTTTAGTTACATATTTTCCTCACTTCCACTTCTCAGAGGCTGATTTTATTTGCCAAGTTTCTGTGAATTGTCTAATTCAGAGCAGCACTAGAGGACATAGTTGACTTATAGAGTTGGCCTTGGTTTGACCAGATTTGGCCTAAACTCTTCTGGGATGCATTTCTGCCTCCCTTCTGAGTTGATGCACAGCCTGACTTTATTTTGCTTGCTTTACTGACGAAAGTACTCTCCAGTTTGAAAAAAGGGAAGGAGTGAAATTCTCCAAGTATTGGTGGCATTTAAACAAAAACATCCTTCTGTCTCAGAGAATCTTACTGAATGAGAAGTTGTGATTAGTAAGGATTAGATGTTACTTTGTTTCAGGAGTGATTGTGAAATATTTGTTCTCTTTGCTGCCAGGAAAAATATCCCCCTGGACGGGGCGTTTCTACTCACTGCTGGATCCTTCTTACGCGAAGAACAACATCCCCATCATTGCTTCTGTGTCTGAGCATCAGCCTACGACCTGGTCTTCATACTATTTTGACCTGCAGCTTCTTGTCTTCATGTTTCCAGGTCTGTCTGCCTTGTGTTCTGAAGTGCCCTTTGTAAGAGTCAccatttgtttcaaaataagtaaaatacccTCATCCTTGTGTTTGTTCTCTGCCTACTTACCCTGTGCAGGACAGAGGATGATGGCTAAGCATTTTTTTCTGAAGCAGAGTAGATGTTAGAATTGAATAGTTGCAGACCTTGGAAAGTTCAGAAcctcagttttctgctcatttatGTGTGAAAATTTGTATtcagggtgtatgtgtgtgtgtgaataattCTAGTGTACCTCTCTCCCAATGCCCATCCCTGGGTCCTCCCCATTAATCAGCAATATTGAAATCCAGAATGGGCCTGGCTGATTGTAGAGCCTCTtcatctaatgcagtggttctcaacctgtgggttgcgacccctttggggggtcgaacgaccctttcataggggtcgcctaaaaccatcggaaaacacacgtatataattgcatattgtttttgtgattaatcactatgctttaattatgttcaatttgtaacaatgaaattggggtcactacaacatgaggaactgtattaaagggtcgtggcattaggaaggttgagaaccactgatctaaatgtACCTTCTGGCCAAGCCAGATATGTTTTTAGAATTTACCCGTTGTACTgggcttccttttaaaaaaatttttttattttgtaaaataacttttacatttttttcttactatgAAACTAAGTTAtctattgtaaaaaatatatgtgaaaaaagttaaaaatttcaGTTCTCACCACATATCTGTTgctactattaacattttgatgtatatttgtccaattatttattgaataaaaattaaatgctaGTTTTCCTTGAGTATTTTAATTTCATAAGGAATCATAATTTCTGTTTAGTATTGTTTTAGAGAAATAATGTTTAAGATATATCAtttgttaacttttttaaaactaCAGAGATGTGTAATGGAGAAGGCAAATGGTCTATAATCTCTGTAGCAGTATTTTAATTGTagcatattaattttataaataaaatatgctataATTTTCATTCTTAATGTTGGACATTTATGTGGTTTCTgattttttgctattttaaagagTGCTGTAGTGAACATCTTTCCATGTATGTATGATTGTTTTTTTAGCCGCTTACTTTTTACTTTTACTCTTGTAGTTGGTCTCTATTACTGCTTTAGCAACCTGTCCGATGCCCGGATTTTCATCATCATGTATGGTGTGACCAGCATGTACTTTTCAGCTGTCATGGTGAGGAATTCCCTCAGTCCTAGCACACCTTATATTCCTAACTCTGGGTGCTTTtttgtttcctgcatagcaggaTGCAGAAAGCTCTGATGACTGTGCACATGCTCCCCTCTGAGCATTTGAGGGCTGCCTTGTAAAGCTGCTCACTGGCTGATCCTTCACTGGAAGGAGTGAGCACTCATGCATTCTGAGTGGGGGCCCAGCTTTCTTGTATTCATGACCTTGTGCTAGGGACAGGCACTGCTGCACCTGGTGGAGAAGGTGACCCTGGGCAGGttcctccccttctctttctgGATGTCTCAAAAGGGAGATGATGGAGGCTTTCTGAGTTGTTAAAACAGGAGAGATTTCATACATTGTAGCAAGACTGTTTCTCACACGTTTTTGATCCCAAACCATAGTTAAGAAATATAGTTAATATTACTCAGGACtctcatacatatatacatatatgtataactgaAAAACGAAGGTTAAGAAATATATACTTATACTACTGTAgatttatcaattattttttcttctattttgttcTATTTCATTGAAAAGTCGTATTTGTTAAAAACCCCTAAATTAATGTCATGATGTACGCATAGGTTGAAAACTGTAATTCGTAAAACACAGATAAGACTGTAATCTTGCTTCCTATCTCTTAGGTGCGTCTGATGCTGGTGCTGGCACCTGTTATGTGCATTCTTTCTGGCATTGGAGTCTCCCAGGTACTGTCCACTTATATGAAGAATCTAGACATAAGTCGTCCAGACAAGAAGAGCAAGAAGCAACAGGATTCTACCTACCCTATTAAGAATGAAGTGAGTATAAAGCAACACTAAGAACAGGCTtgggaaactgtgtgtgtgtgtgtctatgtatgtTTGTTTGTGTACGTTTTTGTTTTTGAGTAAGGGAGTGAGAGGACTGTCATAAGTGGTCAGAATTAACTTATACAGCCCCTGACTTACTTtgattcattttattattgactGTGTGTAAGAAGCTGTTCTGTGTTGTGTAAATTTAATTTGGTTTCATAACACATTTTTTCCTTGTTTAGGTGGCAAGTGGGATGATATTGGTCATGGCTTTCTTTCTCATTACCTACACCTTTCATTCAACCTGGGTGACCAGTGAGGCCTACTCTTCTCCCTCCATTGTGCTGTCTGCTCGTGGTGGGGATGGCAGTAGAATCATTTTTGATGATTTTCGAGAAGCGTACTATTGGCTTCGTCACAATACTCCAGAGGTAAAGATTTGGGAAAAGTGGGGTTGTGGGTAGGGTAAAGGGGGAGACATTTGATGTTTGGTGAATCAAAGCTTTTAGATGGGTGGAAAACTTGGAGAAATTGTAACTATAGGACTCTAGTGTTGAATGAGCTTTAAAGGTCACCTTCATTCAATTCAGGATTTCTATCCTTACTGGTATTGATGGTGATTTTATCATGAGGTGGACTATCGCAAttatataagaagaaaaaagttacagaTAAATAATACATGTTCATTGTAAAAAAGTCAGCAAATAGAAAAGACAAATTTTCCATAATGTGATCACTTAATGATAATCACTTTTAACATTTTGGTTTATACCTCTGAGAATCTGAAGTGATTTCCTTTGCAGTAGCTATTAGAAATAGCACTTCTGAGTTAGATTTGCGAAGAGTCAAAACTTTAAGAATTTTGTAATCCTTTCCCATTATATCCTGTGATTTGTATTTCCCCCCATTAttataactgatttttaaaataatattaaagaccATTTATTTAATACAATTATCTGGTGAGGCCAATCTATTTGGAAATATTGATCAGTCCCCTATACCTCCCACTCCATTATACTTGTTTGTAAAAAAGTGATCTACAATGAAAGTATTAGGAATGTTTGATTGTATAATTTTCACGGAGATTTCATGATTGTATATAAATgtaggaccagatgcaatgattTATTTTCTGTTGCATGCATTATTTTGTGAAGAAATTGATTAATTAGCCATGCCTGATTTCCTATCAGATGCCCTTCCACTCCATCTCTTGTATGTGATTTTTGGAGGCAGTGAGAAGCTTGTTATTTTAATTTCCCATTACTTCTTTCAGGATGCTAAAGTCATGTCATGGTGGGATTATGGCTACCAGATTACAGCTATGGCGAATCGGACGATTTTAGTGGACAATAACACGTGGAATAATACCCATATTTCTCGAGTAGGGCAGGTAAGGTAAAGGGATCATTTGAGTGTTTGGCCCACAgggtctagtgcaggggtgggcaaactttttgactcgagggccacaatgggttcttaaactggaccggagggccggaacaaaagcatggatggagtgtttgtgtgaactaatataaattcaaagtaaacatcattacataaaagggtacggtcttttttttttttttttagttttattcatttcaaacgggccggattcggcccgcgggccgtagtttgcccacggctggtctagtgggAAGTATTTCTCCATGAGGGATCAAATGATCTGGAATTTTGTTCTGAGAAATGTGCATGTCTTTTTCTAGGCAATGGCATCCACAGAAGAAAAAGCCTATGAGATCATGAGGGAGCTTGATGTTAGCTACGTGTTGGTCATATTTGGAGGCCTTACTGGGTATTCCTCTGATGGTAATGTACTAGATTCTACTTCTGGCTGTAGGGCCTAGATTCTAAGAAAACTAGATGATGCTCCTATTTTCCTGTCCTTCTGTTATCTTATTAACATATTTTCTTAGCTGGGGAAGTTCCTAAGTATTTGCAGCTTGagttgttttggtgttttttttttggtaacaagtagaaagtaaatgtaaatatttctcATGTAGGTACAGCATGCTATACTTGTTTAAGGTCTAGGAGCAGTTCCACAACCACAACATAAAGCTTCTGAAATGAACTTAAGATTTAATGTTTTTTAGTAGGTTTAAGCCATAGAATAATCTCCcagcttaaaatgttttatatatattgtgcctcacgcagcctgggcatgtgccctgatggggaatggaactagcaacctcttggtgcatggggttaatgctcagccactgagccacaccagccggggccacataagtcattttaaaatgtctgttaGCCAgatcaaaataagtaaaaagaaatgaaatttatttatttttacttagctttttaattgaatttattggggtgacattattcCCCCCATTATTACAACTGCTTTTTTTTTGATATTGTTAAAGACCATTTGTTTAATACAATTATCTGATAAGGCCAGTctatttatttggaaatattggttaataaaattatataggtgtcagatgtacaattctataatacaccatctgtatactgcattgtgagtttaccaccccaagtcacgtCTCCGTCCATCACCGTTTATCCCCCCTtataccttcttctacctcccccacacaccctggaaatgaattttaataattttatttaactgaATATTATTACTTAGTATGTAATCAAGATGTTTTAcacactttgttttgtttttggactATTTCATACTTACAGCACATCTTAATTTGGACTAGCCTCATTTTAAGTGTCAGTAGCTACATGTGGTTAGTagctactgtattggacagcTCAGCCCCAGCTAATACCTGGACCTAATTTCAGTTGTGACTTAAGCCTGGACCAATTGTATAGGATTTTAGCAGTCTAGTAATCTATAGGATAAGCTGTATATTTTGAGGGAAAATGTTTTACCTACAAATTGTCTTTCCAGTTTTTATAAATGAGTTAAATGGTGCCATTCcctattagaaaaatatttgggaaatttCCTTAGAAATAGTGAGCTTTTCATTAGATTTGTTTAGCTCCAGCAATCTTTGTAAtgcagcatttctttctttttctttttttccctagaCATCAACAAGTTTCTGTGGATGGTCCGGATTGGAGGGAGCACAGACACAGGCAGACATATCAAGGAGCATGATTATTATACACCAACAGGGGAATTCCGTGTGGACCGGGAGGGTTCTCCAGTGCTGCTCAACTGCCTTATGTACAAGATGTGTTACTACCGCTTTGGACAGGTGTACACAGAAGCCAGTGAGTGATTCTTAGCAACATTAATAGCAATAGTAACATTAATAGCTAACACAGGGTGCTTTTCATGTGCGAGGCTCTAAGTGCCTTACATCTGTTGACACAATCCCCTCAATAGcccaaaaagaaaatattaatattactcccattttatatatgaggaaatTAAGGTACAAATAGGATACTTaactgcccaaagtcacataataagtggcagagtcaggTGAAACTCAGGTGATCTGGCTGTAGATTCTATACTTTTACCCattactttttattgtttctcaGTAAAAGGAATTGCAATGGagaaaggaatgaagagggaCAGATTAAAGGACGTTTcgtttctttagataaatacatCGAGAGTAATTAAGGTTAAGTCTTTCCTTCTAACTTCAACTTCTTGGTTCTGCACTAGGGACAATTTCTGAACCAGATACAGGCCTTGGACTTCTGACAGGCTTTTCTCTGATCCATGGAAGGGTTGTTAGTGTATCACAGAGGCCTCTGTGTAACACTCCTCAGGAACAGAGGGGCTTGGAAGTCAGCCTCCTCCCTCTTAGGAGACACAAGCATCATCATCATCTTGGAGAGGACTTGAGTTAGGGTAACGCTGGATTTGCCCTTACTATTGACATCCTTTCTGAAGGTCCTACTTTCTAAACAAACTACAGGCTGAGGAATAACATTCCAGTTAGTAGATGACTCACCAAATTGATTTACTATTTCCTTAGGAAATCTGCACTGTAAAAAGAAGTGTATCCCATTTTTTGTCCCTTTCTAGAGCGTCCACCAGGTTTTGACCGTGTGCGGAATGCTGAGATTGGGAATAAAGACTTTGAGCTTGATGTCCTGGAGGAAGCTTATACCACAGAGCATTGGCTAGTAAGGATATACAAGGTGAGCAGATGCTATACTGTCATCTTTGCACATTGGTTTTAGTGCTAAAAGTGGACTACGTATTTCTAAAGTAGGGACATTTCTAATGTCTGAAAAGTAGCTTGCAATTCCgaattttactgtttttatttagaTTGTTCTTAGAAAACACCCTGGTCTACGGTCATTGTGGCAATGTTGTCAGGGATATATTTCCATTTGGGGCTGGCCTTGATCTTTTAATGATTATCAGGCTTTAGTGGGGTAGGAGGTGGGGTGGAGAAAGTGTGCTTTCAAGCTACTGAAGAATTTATGGAATAGAGTCACATAAGTGTGTTATATCTCTAACATAAGATTGAGAACCCGTGATGTGTTGGAAGGTAGATCATTTATACTGCTCCTCACAGAGGTATTTCAAAGGCTAAGCAGAGGTAACTAGTCTCAAACCAGTGCTCATTTAGTCACAAAGCCAAACTGGGCAGGAGAATCCAACGTAATCCCTCCCCGTCTGGGTGACCCAACTCAGTAGAGCAGCTGTCCTAAATTGACTTGATTGTAATGTTAAACTGACATCTTTATGTTGTAGGTAAAGGACCTGGATAATCGAGGCTTGTCAAGGACATAAACATTACGTCCAGCTCTGATATGCTTCGCACTGAGCGCGTCACATTTAGGACGctgaagatgtttttaaaatatgcagtttATAAGAACGGAGCAAGATGGGATTAGAATTGTCTGGAAGTTTTGCCCTGGGTAATATGGGCTGGGCCaaatgcaatgattttttttttttttataattctgagAGGTTACCAATGAAATGTCATGGCTTTACTTTGGTCAATTAAAgggagggaattttttttttttaatgtgccttatttgtttttatttttgactgATTTGAGGAAGGCAGAAGTTTATGCTGGGCTGATAAAAGGACAGAAAGCAGGCCTCATCCCTGTTTTTAGCTTCCTAAATCAGCTATGTAGGGGCATACTGTCTTTATCAAGTCAGGAAAACTTCAAGGGCTGGGTCAGATCCTACATATACAaacaattttgtcatttcaaaaattaCAGCACTGAGCACAATGCcgtgcacatagtaggtgctcaataaacttCTATTGAATGAATAATGTGGGACTAGAGGAGTGCCATTTCTGGGTAGGAAAGGCAGCGGTGTTGCCATCATGTCTCTGTTCTCAACATATCTCATCCTTGGAAGCTCCAACTTTATGAGGGAGAGAAGGTGGCTAGCCAGACCTGATCTCTATTCTTTGGGACTAGCTaggtggtttttttctttttctttttttcattctttttttagcAGGAATAAATCAAGTGAGAATAAATCAGCAGTTTTGAAGATTCAAGGCAAAGAGTTTATTATTATTCTGATTCTCAGTGGAGGAAGAAACTCCTCCAACATTATACATACAACTTGATGTTTAATAGGTATTTTTGAATCAGCTGAAATATAATCAAGCATATCTGTTTGAAATCCAGCTCTTTAGTACTCTCACTTATCCATGATATAGTAAATGTGTCTTTGCTCATTTCCTTTAGTTTAGGCACTAAAACTCTAGTGGTTATTTAAGGCGAGCTATTTTATCCTTTAGTCTCGGTCTATTTGTTGTTATTATGTACCATACCACTAACAATCTCAACAATCTGGTTTTGAAGTCCTTGCCAAATAAGCTATACTAGTAAGTTAGAAGGAGGAATTGCTATCAGTAGTACCTAGAGAGCAGGCCTAGCCTGACTACAATAAAGGggaagagaaacttaaaaattttaactcaAAGCACAGTAATCCTATGGATACTACTTAATGTCGggataaatattaaatgttcaaTACAGTAGGACACTATGTATCTTATAACACAGGACATATACAGTGAAGTATATAAACCataagtcattaaaaaaatacacaaggtAACTGTTTAGTGTTACTTGTTGAAGAAACAGGAGCAAGTACATGGCTTTTAGATAAGTCCAGATGGTGCTCCTGGAGGGTATGCTCAGGTATACTTCAGTACCCAGGAAACTTAACCTTCCAAACCAGTTTATATACCAAGTGCTTTAACTGTGAGATTTAGTTTTGATGCAATATATGAGTTACTGTATGTAAATACATTACTTGATTTATATACAGAATTCCTCCCTACTGAAAGAGGTTATTCTgaggcttgttttattttttaaaatttctttttaccaATATGAATAATACCATTTAGGGATCATTAATGGTCTTTCTCTATAGTAATATGGGATAACCCTTTAACTTATCACTGTAGTTGTTGCTTTGGTGATTCTAATGTTGTTACTTCCTAGGCTGCATGAAGCtgtctttttgaaaaattaacttTTTCACTGTTACACTTTTTTACACTTAGTGTAAAAAAACTCAATTCTAAAAAGCAACAACAGTTTTCCACTCCCTGGAGGCAACCACTTTCAACTCTGCTGATTCTCACATTACTTACCTCCATCTCATTAATAACTTGCTTTATTTTGCCATGTGTTGGTTTTTCTATCTTAGGGGTATCATCTGTTGACTTTCTGGTGTGGAAATTGAAGATTTAGCTCTTTTTCACCATCCTGCTATTCCCACGGACCACTTTAAGGTTCTATTATAGTTATGATTTAAGTTAGCTCCGTAGTTTTTACCTTATGGCTTTTTACAACTAGGCCATGGGGTATACTGTTGCTACTTTGTTTTATCCCTGCATAACTTTTTTGGAGGGAgttttttcattgtttgttttttttgtatttgtcaCTAATTTCTCCCCAAGCTCTCATTCATTTGTTTCAAGTTTCTTTTAATATGCTCAGACTCATTGGGTATGTCTTAGAGATGTCTTGTTTTGGTATGTACAAGTTTGATTTATTCTTTACGTTTGTTACACATCTCTTTAGTTGGTATATCCTTTCACTGTCATGTTATGTATGGTaatctgatttctttctttttttgtcacctctaactgcctccctGAGAAAGTGTGTGGGAGATAAATTTCTTGAGATCTTGCATGTCTCACATCACAGTTAACAGGTTGGCTAGGGATAGAGTTCCACGATGTGAAAACTTTTCCTTAGAATTATTTTGAAGTCATTGGCCCATTGTGTTTTCTCTTCTAAATGCTGAGAAATGCAATGCTGTTCTAACTTTTTTGCATGAGTCcattccctctcacttccacccCCAGACCTCTTGGGGTCTTCTCTGTATGTAATGTTTCGAATTTTCCCGATGATGTGTCTTATAGTGGATCATCCATTGTGCTGGGTACTTTAAACTTTTAAGTCTGGAAAGTCAAGTTCTGTAGTTCTGAGAAATATCCTTGAGTTATTTGTGGatttcccctaattctctttctGAAAAACAAGCTATTTGGATGCTGGACTTCCTGGACTAAACACCCAATATTCTTATTCTGTTTTCCATCTATATGCTTTGTTCTGGAAgattccttaaaaaatattttttgcaatcTGTCTATGTAGTTTCCCTATTTTCTGCTATCACATTTTTTAATGTCCAAGaagtgtttttctgttttgttgaattttcctttgttttgacATCTTTCATATTAAAGGCCTTTACAAATTCTTAGTTGTCTGCTCTTTTTAAGAGTGGGACCCTAAcccagtggtgtggctcagtggttgaacatgaacctaggaaccaggaggtcacggtttgattcccagtcagggcacatgcctgggttgtgggctcaagtcCCCGTTTGGGGTGTgcggaggcagccagtcagtgattctctcatcatcaatgtttctctcccttcctctatgaaatcaataaaaacatattttaaaaagaaaaaaaaagagtgggacCCTAAAACAGATTGGAAGGTCTGTTTGGGGAAAGGAGTCCGGCTTATTGAATGTGGGCCTCACTCCTGTGATCTGGCTGGAAATCCCTGATATTGGCACCTTTAGATCTTTTTATATAGGTAACCTTCCCTTGAGAAGGCTTGTAAATCCTCCAAGGATACAAGGCAGGCTGCCATATTTCAAAGTGGGGAAAGAAGGCTTTTGAGCAAGCATGTCAGACGTGCAGCCAGTGAACTTCTTTGCATGAACTGACACTTAATCCCTTTGTTTTCAGTAAGATACCCAAGCCTTTAACTGCCTGATGCTCTCCAGCTCAGATACCTGTACCAGCTTTGGGACAAAGTGAGAGGATCCAAGGATCTATTTGCTTCTTACCTCGTCTTTCAGCCTACCCTCTAAAGCCCCACCTTCACCTGCATTTCAGTCACCTGGTGTCACTAACTCAACTTGAGCCTCTTGGAAG
The sequence above is drawn from the Myotis daubentonii chromosome 19, mMyoDau2.1, whole genome shotgun sequence genome and encodes:
- the STT3A gene encoding dolichyl-diphosphooligosaccharide--protein glycosyltransferase subunit STT3A translates to MTKLGFLRLSYEKQDTLLKLLILSMAAVLSFSTRLFAVLRFESVIHEFDPYFNYRTTRFLAEEGFYKFHNWFDDRAWYPLGRIIGGTIYPGLMITSAAIYHVLHFFHITIDIRNVCVFLAPLFSSFTTIVTYHLTKELKDAGAGLLAAAMIAVVPGYISRSVAGSYDNEGIAIFCMLLTYYMWIKAVKTGSIYWAAKCALAYFYMVSSWGGYVFLINLIPLHVLVLMLTGRFSHRIYVAYCTVYCLGTILSMQISFVGFQPVLSSEHMAAFGVFGLCQIHAFVDYLRSKLNPQQFEVLFRSVISLVGFVLLTVGTLLMLTGKISPWTGRFYSLLDPSYAKNNIPIIASVSEHQPTTWSSYYFDLQLLVFMFPVGLYYCFSNLSDARIFIIMYGVTSMYFSAVMVRLMLVLAPVMCILSGIGVSQVLSTYMKNLDISRPDKKSKKQQDSTYPIKNEVASGMILVMAFFLITYTFHSTWVTSEAYSSPSIVLSARGGDGSRIIFDDFREAYYWLRHNTPEDAKVMSWWDYGYQITAMANRTILVDNNTWNNTHISRVGQAMASTEEKAYEIMRELDVSYVLVIFGGLTGYSSDDINKFLWMVRIGGSTDTGRHIKEHDYYTPTGEFRVDREGSPVLLNCLMYKMCYYRFGQVYTEAKRPPGFDRVRNAEIGNKDFELDVLEEAYTTEHWLVRIYKVKDLDNRGLSRT